A stretch of uncultured Fretibacterium sp. DNA encodes these proteins:
- a CDS encoding YafY family protein, with amino-acid sequence MKLDRLLGIIIHLLNHENVSASRLAERFQVSVRTIQRDIISISSAGIPVYSVNGRFGGYSILPAYKMKNIDIRSGEQQMIARALESLATSYSNDALDTLIEKYNAIIEREGGQKVFWDFSVARENKRVQDLNALLESAISDRKCVAFDYRNADGRRSRPHVEPLAIHYKWYAWYLFAYSLERREYRTFKVARMQNPEVTERSSRIEHGDVERRMQESEQAYYRTCIDIEVHFSAEDAPLMEEYFPDCPIEELAEDARRTFIRVPARERLWKALLLSFGDRVKVVGPEDYRVELIETARKFLSNYDTQLSREAAKM; translated from the coding sequence ATGAAACTGGACCGTCTTCTCGGCATCATCATCCATCTGCTGAATCACGAAAACGTCTCCGCCTCGCGTCTGGCGGAGCGCTTCCAGGTCTCGGTCCGCACCATCCAGCGGGACATCATATCCATCTCCTCGGCGGGGATTCCGGTGTACTCGGTCAACGGCAGGTTCGGGGGCTATTCCATCCTTCCCGCGTACAAGATGAAAAACATCGACATCCGAAGCGGCGAACAGCAGATGATCGCGAGGGCGCTGGAAAGCCTCGCGACGTCCTACTCCAACGATGCGCTCGACACCCTGATAGAGAAATACAACGCCATCATCGAGAGGGAGGGAGGGCAGAAGGTCTTTTGGGATTTCAGCGTCGCGAGGGAGAACAAAAGGGTCCAGGACCTGAACGCCCTGCTGGAGTCGGCCATCTCCGACAGGAAGTGCGTCGCCTTCGACTACCGGAACGCGGACGGAAGGCGATCCCGGCCTCACGTCGAACCGCTGGCCATCCATTACAAATGGTACGCATGGTACCTGTTCGCCTACTCCCTGGAGCGCCGGGAATACAGGACGTTCAAGGTCGCAAGGATGCAAAATCCCGAGGTCACGGAACGGAGCTCGCGGATCGAGCACGGAGACGTCGAGCGGCGGATGCAGGAGTCGGAGCAGGCATACTACAGGACCTGCATCGATATCGAGGTGCATTTCTCCGCGGAGGACGCGCCTCTGATGGAGGAGTATTTTCCCGACTGCCCCATCGAAGAGCTGGCCGAGGATGCCCGCAGGACCTTCATCCGCGTTCCGGCGAGGGAGCGCCTGTGGAAGGCGTTGCTGCTCAGCTTCGGCGACAGGGTGAAGGTCGTGGGGCCGGAGGACTACCGGGTAGAGCTGATCGAAACCGCACGGAAATTTTTGTCCAACTACGACACACAGCTGTCGCGAGAGGCTGCTAAGATGTGA
- a CDS encoding type II toxin-antitoxin system death-on-curing family toxin: MSSQSIEWLDEEAILDAVPLLQEQYAGDPIGIINLNPIGYVTNLAAVSHYYDSDLLALASVIGRSIIQGHPLQDGNKRLGILLMTLFLSENGLRLQASEKEITETALSLAQGMLDLNGLHSWLEAHTCRGKIQSGEEG, from the coding sequence ATGAGCTCGCAAAGTATTGAATGGCTCGATGAGGAGGCCATACTTGACGCAGTGCCCCTCCTCCAGGAGCAGTATGCTGGAGACCCCATCGGGATCATCAACCTCAATCCCATCGGCTATGTCACCAACTTGGCCGCAGTCTCACATTACTACGACAGCGACCTCTTGGCTCTGGCCTCGGTGATAGGGCGCTCGATCATCCAGGGGCACCCTCTCCAGGATGGCAACAAGCGTCTGGGGATTCTCCTGATGACGTTATTCCTCTCCGAGAACGGGTTACGGCTCCAAGCGAGCGAGAAGGAGATTACCGAGACAGCGCTGTCCCTGGCGCAGGGGATGCTTGACCTTAACGGTCTGCATTCTTGGCTGGAGGCACATACTTGCCGGGGAAAGATTCAGAGTGGGGAGGAGGGGTAG
- a CDS encoding helix-turn-helix domain-containing protein, with translation MSDKDLLSVTEASGIMGLGRSQVLRLCNQNRLHGAQKIGNTWVIPRVSVETYEPGLQGFAAVWERRKAEQAALREEVAAAVSAAKGEEG, from the coding sequence TTGAGTGATAAGGATTTGCTCAGTGTCACAGAGGCCTCAGGGATTATGGGGTTGGGGAGAAGCCAGGTTTTAAGGTTGTGCAATCAAAATCGTTTGCATGGAGCTCAAAAGATTGGCAACACCTGGGTTATTCCTCGGGTGTCTGTTGAGACATACGAGCCCGGCCTCCAAGGTTTTGCTGCCGTGTGGGAGCGCCGCAAGGCGGAGCAGGCCGCTTTGCGAGAGGAGGTCGCGGCTGCGGTGTCTGCGGCCAAGGGGGAGGAGGGGTAG
- a CDS encoding type II toxin-antitoxin system RelE/ParE family toxin: protein MAWAINYTKTAQDQLGKLPRAVASRIMDCMDNRVATAPNSPRDLGRAMRGAWAGHWRYRVGNYRLICDLRDGELVVLVLKVGHRREVYR from the coding sequence TTGGCCTGGGCAATTAACTACACCAAAACGGCTCAAGACCAGCTGGGAAAGCTGCCTCGGGCGGTTGCGTCCCGGATTATGGACTGCATGGATAACCGCGTTGCCACAGCGCCAAACTCTCCCCGAGACCTTGGGAGGGCCATGAGAGGGGCTTGGGCCGGACACTGGCGCTACCGCGTGGGGAACTACCGGCTCATCTGCGACCTTCGGGACGGGGAGCTTGTCGTCCTCGTCTTGAAGGTCGGCCACAGGAGAGAGGTCTACAGGTAA
- a CDS encoding ATP-binding cassette domain-containing protein, with the protein MPARAVSRSSVITAERIGKDYAYYKKEPGLRGSLRNLFHREPLLKSAVNDLSFQIPRGAITGLIGLNGAGKTTTLKMLSGLIMPSRGRIDVLGYRPFDKKKEYLRRISMVMGNKSQLWWDLPALDSFELNRTIYGVEDGDYRDTLRMMVELLGVEELVNVQVRRLSLGERMKMELIAALLHKPDVIFLDEPTIGLDVVTQHNIREFLKRYCAAHASTVILTSHNFNDIVSLCDSLILLDKGEKIYADTFGNFKRDFLSQKYFILKLNAPNADGMIEALGSRGSLQAEKVEDNAVRISADPETSLDILKDISNRFIDELSDINIENIGMEDVIRRIYGR; encoded by the coding sequence ATGCCGGCGCGGGCAGTTAGTCGCAGCAGCGTCATCACGGCGGAGAGGATCGGCAAGGATTACGCGTATTACAAAAAGGAACCGGGGCTGAGGGGGAGCCTGAGGAACCTGTTCCATCGCGAACCGCTTCTTAAAAGCGCGGTCAACGACCTTTCCTTCCAGATCCCCAGGGGGGCGATAACCGGCCTGATCGGCTTGAACGGGGCGGGAAAGACCACCACACTGAAAATGCTGTCCGGCCTGATCATGCCCTCGAGGGGACGGATCGACGTTTTGGGGTATCGCCCCTTCGACAAGAAGAAGGAATACCTGCGCCGCATCTCCATGGTCATGGGAAACAAGAGCCAGCTGTGGTGGGACCTGCCGGCCCTGGACTCCTTCGAACTGAACAGGACGATTTACGGGGTGGAGGACGGGGACTACCGGGACACCCTGCGCATGATGGTCGAATTGCTGGGCGTGGAGGAGCTGGTCAACGTACAGGTGAGGCGCCTGTCCCTCGGGGAAAGGATGAAGATGGAGTTGATAGCCGCATTGCTCCACAAACCCGACGTCATCTTTCTCGACGAGCCCACCATAGGGCTGGACGTCGTCACCCAGCACAACATACGCGAGTTCCTGAAGCGGTACTGCGCGGCGCACGCATCGACCGTCATCCTGACCAGCCATAACTTCAACGACATCGTGTCCCTCTGCGACTCCCTGATCCTGCTCGACAAGGGAGAAAAAATTTATGCGGACACGTTCGGCAATTTCAAAAGGGACTTTCTGAGCCAAAAATATTTCATCCTGAAGCTGAATGCGCCCAACGCGGACGGAATGATCGAAGCGCTCGGGTCGAGGGGAAGCCTTCAGGCTGAAAAAGTGGAGGACAACGCCGTCAGGATCTCCGCAGATCCCGAGACGAGCCTGGACATTCTGAAGGACATCTCCAACCGCTTCATCGATGAGCTGAGCGACATCAACATCGAGAACATCGGCATGGAAGACGTCATCAGACGGATATACGGGAGATGA
- a CDS encoding ABC transporter permease yields the protein MKKYRSVMKAYLRGSLMNLMEYKFNFIAGGTFELVWTAMYVLFIDVVFTHTETINGWNRYQTLMLTFQGGLMDSAFTFLIVPGLRRLPEMVNTGSLDFILLKPINKRFNISFHEFDVPQVKNILLNAAGIAYCLARLETPLTPAGAVTYVLLSLNGFLLIYSIMYLLMSLSFWVMRMDIVMGIGSELITAGNKPMTIYPSLVRKFLIFAVPLLVCFNFPILSVVKGLSLPLTIYSFASSLVFFCLSDFVFERGLRRYAGAGS from the coding sequence ATGAAAAAATATCGTTCCGTCATGAAGGCTTACCTGAGAGGCTCCCTGATGAACCTGATGGAGTACAAGTTCAACTTCATCGCCGGAGGGACCTTCGAGCTCGTCTGGACGGCCATGTACGTCCTCTTCATCGATGTCGTGTTCACGCACACGGAGACGATAAACGGCTGGAACCGATACCAGACGCTGATGCTGACCTTCCAGGGAGGGTTGATGGATTCCGCGTTCACCTTCCTGATCGTCCCGGGCCTGCGAAGGCTCCCGGAGATGGTCAACACGGGCAGCCTGGATTTCATTCTGCTCAAGCCCATCAACAAGCGGTTCAACATCTCGTTCCATGAATTCGACGTGCCGCAGGTCAAGAACATACTGCTCAACGCGGCGGGAATAGCCTATTGTCTGGCAAGGCTCGAGACGCCCCTCACCCCGGCGGGGGCCGTGACGTACGTTCTGCTTTCGCTCAACGGTTTTCTGCTGATCTATTCCATCATGTATCTGTTGATGTCCCTGTCCTTCTGGGTCATGAGGATGGATATCGTCATGGGCATAGGCTCCGAGCTGATCACCGCGGGGAACAAGCCGATGACGATATACCCCTCGCTCGTGCGGAAGTTCCTCATCTTCGCAGTTCCCCTGCTGGTGTGCTTCAACTTTCCGATCCTGTCCGTCGTGAAGGGGTTGAGTCTGCCGCTCACGATATATTCGTTCGCATCGTCCCTCGTGTTTTTTTGCCTGTCGGATTTCGTCTTCGAGAGGGGGCTCAGAAGATATGCCGGCGCGGGCAGTTAG
- the nifU gene encoding Fe-S cluster assembly scaffold protein NifU produces the protein MALNYSEKVMEHFSNPRNVGEIENADGVGEAGNPKCGDIMKIYLKVKDNVIEDVKFKTFGCASAIASSSMATELIKGKTIDEAWNLTNNAVAEALDGLPPIKMHCSVLAEEAIHTALNDYRARHGMEVIPMKHHDHDHTVI, from the coding sequence ATGGCACTGAATTACAGCGAGAAGGTCATGGAGCATTTCAGCAATCCGCGCAACGTGGGAGAGATAGAGAATGCCGATGGGGTCGGCGAGGCCGGAAACCCCAAGTGTGGGGATATAATGAAGATATATCTGAAGGTCAAGGACAACGTCATCGAGGACGTCAAGTTCAAGACCTTCGGATGCGCGTCGGCTATCGCGTCGTCAAGCATGGCGACGGAGCTCATCAAAGGGAAGACGATCGACGAGGCTTGGAACCTGACGAACAACGCCGTCGCCGAGGCGCTGGACGGCTTGCCGCCCATCAAGATGCACTGTTCCGTCCTGGCGGAGGAGGCCATCCATACGGCACTCAACGACTACCGCGCCAGGCATGGGATGGAGGTCATTCCCATGAAGCACCACGACCACGACCATACCGTGATATAA
- a CDS encoding NYN domain-containing protein, translating into MLCCEPAKKRVAAFFDCQNLFKSVKTLWGYSYPNFSPIELAKLLTVRHHNEGWILTGIHLYTGLHDLAINETWHHFWNKKLAAHKNQDSRVTFFTAPLRYSGDVAREKGVDIRIALDMVRMARLAEYDVALLFSQDNDFGEVAEEIRAIVKEKQRWIKIASAYPYDACNKLRGVNKTDWEKISKAEYDSCIDPTDYRPSTSQGSETRPTV; encoded by the coding sequence ATGCTGTGCTGTGAACCCGCGAAGAAACGCGTCGCAGCCTTTTTTGATTGCCAAAACCTATTTAAATCCGTCAAAACTCTCTGGGGATACTCTTATCCCAACTTTAGCCCTATCGAACTCGCCAAACTTTTGACCGTTCGACACCATAACGAGGGGTGGATATTGACAGGTATCCATCTTTATACGGGACTTCATGACCTTGCAATCAATGAAACGTGGCATCATTTCTGGAACAAAAAACTTGCGGCTCATAAAAATCAAGATTCTCGGGTGACTTTTTTCACTGCTCCACTTCGCTACTCGGGAGATGTTGCTCGAGAAAAGGGAGTAGATATACGGATCGCTTTAGATATGGTGCGAATGGCACGCCTTGCAGAATATGATGTGGCACTGCTTTTTAGCCAAGATAACGATTTTGGAGAGGTGGCCGAAGAGATACGGGCTATTGTCAAAGAAAAGCAGCGTTGGATAAAAATAGCTTCAGCTTATCCTTATGATGCCTGCAATAAACTTCGGGGGGTTAATAAAACGGACTGGGAGAAAATTTCTAAGGCAGAATATGACTCATGTATCGACCCTACGGATTATCGCCCTTCAACTTCACAAGGGAGCGAAACCCGGCCAACCGTATAA
- a CDS encoding ABC-2 family transporter protein, protein MRKYCGIFRTALANQLEYRVNFISSFLFSLAPFGVNTLLWIAAARGNDGMPLGTEGIVTYYFTTLIVSNITSTTSIFRISDDIRLGNLSQYLLKPYNYALYQLMTDMPQRVVFVVMNAVPLAVLYALLRRYIVPHPAGISLSKVAIFAAFLLVGYLINFLVDFSISLYSFYFSRVSSLYTSIRVLRNISAGIVFPLMLLPDAPFTFLIRLPFAYTNYIPTTFLMGMLSEREALFCLSKAAGWVLLLAAGCAVLWKKGMRRYSAYGG, encoded by the coding sequence ATGCGGAAATACTGCGGAATATTCAGGACTGCCCTGGCCAACCAGCTGGAATACCGGGTGAACTTCATATCCTCGTTCCTGTTCTCCCTGGCGCCGTTCGGGGTCAATACCCTGCTGTGGATTGCCGCGGCGCGCGGAAACGACGGGATGCCGCTCGGCACGGAGGGAATCGTCACGTACTATTTCACGACCCTGATCGTGAGCAACATCACCTCGACGACGTCGATATTCAGGATATCGGACGACATCCGGCTGGGGAATCTGAGCCAATACCTCCTGAAACCCTACAACTACGCCCTTTATCAACTGATGACCGACATGCCGCAGCGCGTGGTCTTCGTCGTCATGAATGCAGTTCCGCTGGCGGTCCTTTACGCGCTGCTGCGAAGATACATCGTTCCGCATCCAGCCGGAATATCCCTATCGAAGGTGGCGATATTCGCCGCGTTTCTGCTGGTGGGCTACCTGATAAACTTTCTGGTCGACTTCTCCATAAGCCTGTACAGCTTCTATTTTTCCAGGGTATCCTCCCTTTATACCTCGATAAGGGTCCTCCGAAACATCTCGGCGGGCATCGTCTTTCCGCTGATGCTGCTGCCCGACGCGCCCTTCACCTTCCTGATCCGATTGCCGTTCGCGTATACGAACTATATTCCGACGACGTTTCTCATGGGCATGCTCTCCGAGAGGGAAGCGCTCTTCTGCCTGTCGAAGGCGGCCGGGTGGGTGCTCCTCCTCGCGGCGGGCTGTGCCGTATTGTGGAAGAAGGGCATGCGGAGGTATTCCGCCTATGGAGGATGA